GTCTATTTTGATGGTTTTCCGTCTCTATCGCCCGATGGGGAGGTTTTATATTTTATGAGAAATGTGCGGGCTGGCGAGATGAGCGAAAACAGTGCTTGCTATTTTATTTACAAAAGTAAAAAAAAGAAAAACGGCGAATGGGGAACACCCGAGATGTTGCCAAACCCCGTAAATATGTTTTGCGAAGAATGCCCAAGAATATTGCCAGATGGAAAAACTCTTCTATTTTCTTCTTCCCGGCAAGGCGGAACCGGAGGCTGGGATATTTACAAAACATATTTAAATGAAAATGGAAAATGGGAAAACCCCGAAAATTTAAGTTTCCTGAATACTCCCTTCGATGATAAACTTGCTACGGTAGCTGCCGATGGAGAGGCTTATTACTATGCCGTAACTAATAGCTCTCAAATGGATGACATTTATTTTGCAAAAGCTCCGAAAAAAGAAGAGTTTGCAAATGCCATTCAATTGGTTTGCAGGCTTTTCGATATTGAGACTAAAGAAAAAATCTCAGGAGCTAAAATCGAAATAATTCCAATCAAGGATACTGCAAGTTTATATATTTTGACAGAAAATGAGACAGGAGGCATTTATAAAAATTTCCTCGAAAAAGGGAGAAATTATAGTTTGCTGACATCAGCTCAAGGATATTCATTTTTTTCTGAAGATATTTTTCTTGAAGCTCCCGAATTTAAAATATCTAATAGCTTAAATTCCGGCAAAGAACTATCTGAATTATGGAACGAACTGATTTTAAACGAAAGTCAAAAAGAAAAGCAAACTAAAGCTGATAAAAAACAAGCTGATGCAAACCAAATTTTGAAGGTAGAAATTCAGAAATTAGACAGTGAAATTTCTCTTATGGATGTGCAAGTTGAAGATGCAAAAAATGCACAGGCAAGAAAAAAACTATATGAAAATCAAAAAGAACTTAGAATATTGAAGCACAAAAAAATCTGGGAATCTTACGAAAATTCATATTCGGGCAATAATCAATATTTTTCTCTATTGGAAGAATTATTGGAAACATATAGAGTAGAATCGAACAAATCGATAAAAGAAAATGGACAAAAATGGGAACAAAAAGCTGAAGCTTTAATAAAAAAAGCTGAAGCAGAATGGGAAAAGGCTGACGAACTAAAAGTCTCGAACGATTTTCTTCCTTACGGAAAAAAAACAAAAAATTTTCAGCAAAAAGCTTTGAGAGCCTTTCTCACTGCCTTCGAATATTATATGACATTTCATAATTTTAATGCTAGCCTAATCGAAAAAGATATTTATTTGACACCACTAAAAAAAGATGCTTCTATCCAATTATCGAACATTAGCTTCGATTTCGACAAAGCTACATTAAACAAAAGCAGCTACCCTGAACTTCAAAAACTAATAAGCTTACTAAATGAACATCAAGGGATTAAAGTTGAACTTTCTGCACATACCGATAATTTGGGAACACATGAATACAATGAAAATTTGTCGGATCATAGAGCTCAATCAGTTGTAGATTATTTAGTGAAAAATGGAATAGAAATAAACCGACTGGAAGCTATCGGCTATGGAGAAAGCAAACCCTTAGTACTCAATGACACAGAAGAAAATATGGCAAAAAACCGCAGAGTTGAATTTAAAATATTGGAAATTAGCGATTAACACTTGGCTCAAGGATAAACAATAAAACAAATTATGAAGCATATAAACATATTTTTCCTTTGCATATTAATAGTACTTTCATTTCAAACGATTTCTGCTCAGAAAGTAGATTTGAACAGAGTAGCTGAATTGAAATATACATTGGATACAGCAAGCTCTGATTCAATAAAATTTCAAACATTAATAAACCTTAGTTGGATATATTCATCAACAGATACTGCTCTGGCATTTGAATATATTCACGAAATGAAATTATTTGCCGATAGTACTCATAATGAAGAATGGAAATCGAGATATTTCGGACAAAGAGCGATCGTTTATTATTTGAATGATGAACTTGACAAAGCAATAAATATACTATATGAAAAACTAAATTTTCATAAATCAAAGCAAAATATTGAAGGAATGGCTGAAAGCTATGGAGACATGGGATCGCTGACATTACACCGGAATCTTTATTGGGAATCAATAAATTATCATGATACTTGCATTTCGTTAATGGAAGAAGCGGGATTAAATACTTATCGAAAAATATATCTTAAAGGTTATGTATATGTAAAAAGCGGAAATTACGAATTTGCCTTAAATAATTTTTTTAAAGCACTTTATGGCAATAGAGAATTGAACAGTAAAGATACAGCAGGAGCAATTGCCGCTATTGCATACACATATTATAAAATTGGCGAATATGAAAAAGCAAAAAGTTATTTTGAAATTGCTGAAGATGCTTGCATAACACAAGAGAGGCATTACACTTATGCCGGTTTACTGAATGATTTGGCAAGTATGTATTTCGACCAAAACCAATTATCCAAATCGCTTGAAACAATTAACAAATCAATCTCAAAATGGAAATATATTAAAGAAAATGTACCTCTTGCTAATACATCCGATGATTTGGGAATTGTTGAAGCATATGTAGTAAGATCGAAAATATTTCAAGAAATGGGGAAAAACAAAGATGCACTTGAAGATATAAATGCTGCTATCAAAATTGCAAAAAGCAGTGGCGACCGTGAAGTTCTTGTACTTTCATATTTTCGCTTGGGGGAATTTTATTTTTCCAGAAAAGAATATGAACCTGCAATAAAAGCATTAAAACTGGCAGATCAATTTTCAAAAGGTACAAATTTGGCGGCAAAACAGCAAGATATTACTTTACAATTATCGCAAGTATATGCAAAAACCAAACATTACGAACAGGCATATAATTTCCTGAATTTGTCTAAAACGCTTTCCGATTCTATTTTGAATGAAGAAAATATCAGAGCAATCAACCGGCTTGAATATCAATTTGAATTTGACTTGAAAGAGCAAAATCTAATTTGCGAAAGTGAGCAAGACCAACAAAAAATTGAACTATTAGAAAATGACATAAAATTGAAAAGCAAGACACAATTGATTTTATGGGGAGGCTTAATTGCAATTCTAATTATCACCGGTTTGATAATTATTTATATCTCGAACAGGCTGAAAACTAAATCGCAACTTGCTGAAAAACAAGCTGAAATAAACAGACAAAAAATTGCTGAACTCGAAAAAGCTCAAAAGCTATTGTCCATGAAATATATGATTGAAGGGCAGGAAAAAGAACGAGAACGTTTAGCACTCGACCTTCACGACGATTTGGGCAGTCAGTTGGCTGCAATAAAACTTCATCTCGAGAATCTTGATCCAAAGCATGCTAATAGTTTAAAAAAAACATGTACTCAAATCAATAATGCTTACGAAGACGTACGTAGGATTTCTCACAATTTGATGCCAATGAGCTTAAGCAAAGAAGGCTTGCCAACAGCTTTGGAAGATTTGGGGCAAAACATTTCATCAACAAAAAAACTATATATCGATATACAAACCATTGGCCTTGAGAAACGCCTCGATTCAACAATTGAAGTGATGCTTTTCAGAATTATTCAAGAAGCAATGAAAAACATTCTTCATCATTCTGAAGCAAATAATGTTATTCTACAATTAATAAACGATGGTAGTTTGTTGGCTCTAACTATTGAAGACGATGGCAAGGGTTTCGATATAAAAAAAGCAGAAAAAGCACAAGGACTCGGATTAAAAAGTATCAGAACTCGTGTAGAATTCTTAAATGGGAAAATAGATATAAAATCGAAAAAAAGTGAAGGAACAAGTTTGTATGTTGAAGTGCCATTCTTGCAAAAGCAGGAATCCCATGGAGTTGGGTAGAAATATTTTGGAGTTGAGTAATTAATTCGTTAGAGATTCCTGCCTACGCAGGAATGAGTACGAGTGGAGGGCAGGAATTTATAAAAACTAAAAATAATGAAAAAACTAAAAATTTTTATTGCAGACGATCACCAATTGTTTACCGATGGTTTGGAAGCAATTATTAAAAATACAGAAAAATTTGAATTAGTTGGATCGGCTCAGGACGGTAAAACAGCATATGATCAAATTGTACAATTGCAACCAGATTTGGCAATTCTTGATATAAGGATGCCCGAAATTGATGGAATTAAATTGTGCCAAAAAATAAAAGAAGAATTACCTTATACAAAAGTGATGATGGTTTCAATGATATTAGAATTTGGAATAATCAAAACCCTGCTCGATTTAGAAGTTGACGCATATGTCTTAAAAAATGCAGGAAAATATGAACTTATTCAAGCTCTAAATAAAATTTCAGATGGAGAAAAATATTTCAGTACAGCAGTGAAAGAAACATATTTTTCCAGACCATCGAAGTCACAAACCACCAGGAATATTATTCTCACACGTCGAGAAAAGGAAGTTTTAACACTGCTCAGTCATGGATATATTGCAAAAGAAATAGCTGAGAAATTGTTCATCGGTCAGTCAACAGTAGAAACTCACCGCAAACATTTGTTATCTAAACTTGGCGTTAAAAACTCTGCTGAGATGATTCGATTTGCTATGCAAAATAGATTGATAGAATGAGAATTTAAAATTTGATTGTTTTTTGATAATTGAAAATGATATTTTTTCACTAAATTAGCAGCAATATTTATTGATTTTAAAAATAATGCAAAGAAATGGAAATATTGTTGTCTAAAATGACTGAATAACTTTTCAATTGTTAATAAATAAAATTATATTGTTATGGAAAAATCAAATAATCCTTTAATATTTGGC
The sequence above is drawn from the Bacteroidota bacterium genome and encodes:
- a CDS encoding OmpA family protein, whose protein sequence is MKYSIFLLFISVLSFSQEYQKMAYPINTIEHNEYSPSISYDGKTLIYEADNSGRWRLYQSHKMGEKKWSKPRPIEEINELMDKSKFVGGAFQTYDGKYLLFTTDQEPGFGNMDIWIAEKVGNKWENARNFSEQINSVYFDGFPSLSPDGEVLYFMRNVRAGEMSENSACYFIYKSKKKKNGEWGTPEMLPNPVNMFCEECPRILPDGKTLLFSSSRQGGTGGWDIYKTYLNENGKWENPENLSFLNTPFDDKLATVAADGEAYYYAVTNSSQMDDIYFAKAPKKEEFANAIQLVCRLFDIETKEKISGAKIEIIPIKDTASLYILTENETGGIYKNFLEKGRNYSLLTSAQGYSFFSEDIFLEAPEFKISNSLNSGKELSELWNELILNESQKEKQTKADKKQADANQILKVEIQKLDSEISLMDVQVEDAKNAQARKKLYENQKELRILKHKKIWESYENSYSGNNQYFSLLEELLETYRVESNKSIKENGQKWEQKAEALIKKAEAEWEKADELKVSNDFLPYGKKTKNFQQKALRAFLTAFEYYMTFHNFNASLIEKDIYLTPLKKDASIQLSNISFDFDKATLNKSSYPELQKLISLLNEHQGIKVELSAHTDNLGTHEYNENLSDHRAQSVVDYLVKNGIEINRLEAIGYGESKPLVLNDTEENMAKNRRVEFKILEISD
- a CDS encoding response regulator transcription factor, giving the protein MKKLKIFIADDHQLFTDGLEAIIKNTEKFELVGSAQDGKTAYDQIVQLQPDLAILDIRMPEIDGIKLCQKIKEELPYTKVMMVSMILEFGIIKTLLDLEVDAYVLKNAGKYELIQALNKISDGEKYFSTAVKETYFSRPSKSQTTRNIILTRREKEVLTLLSHGYIAKEIAEKLFIGQSTVETHRKHLLSKLGVKNSAEMIRFAMQNRLIE